One stretch of Erythrolamprus reginae isolate rEryReg1 chromosome 7, rEryReg1.hap1, whole genome shotgun sequence DNA includes these proteins:
- the USP38 gene encoding ubiquitin carboxyl-terminal hydrolase 38, producing the protein MEKILEGLVSSSYPLPVKRMIVKRVVESAESPLSGPQCQAMFALSTRLILQGPDQFQRQVGRQVLEAYARHHRDDFEAFFTRDLVLALLRGGASPLFPADPPLLPPPPPPPVPGLGFNLDPGALDYIQTGLRLLISCPAVLELFALLQREALRLVSERPPAPLCARLCQLLSDFPQCLPRGRKLALAFCQQLVRSIAHFQTQSTREAALRLYVSQVTQVSNLLRGIWKAEPDTLLPSLQELFAIISSTDTSEPSVALASLVQHIPLQMITVLIGSLTTDPNVKDASMTQALCRMIDWLSWPLAQHVETWVIALLKGLAAVQKFTILIDVTLLKIELVFNRLWFPLVRPGALAVLSHMLLSFQHSPEAFHLIVPHVVKLVISVKSNGLPTSTAFLQQLSELMHCMIYHYSGFPELYEPILEAIKEFSKPSEEKIKIILNQSAWTSQSSSLQSCLSRFSGKSETGKTGLINLGNTCYMNSVIQALFMATDFRRHVLSLNLNGCNSLMRKLQHLFAFLAHTQRDAYAPRLFFEASRPPWFTSRSQQDCSEYLRFLLDRLHEEERTLKVLSSSKLPEDMNEESLVQEVTNKSQLFIKQSCSMKEERTLIEKMFRGKLQTSICCLNCKSTSHKEEAFTDLSLAFCPPVFFKNVGPPTVEPSSDEKDDSMEQVSATALSPATEMPSGDSCEMVTNDGTLKDGPTDTNPENVTDPFICKAGVGDNLKQHISEVTPSVTDLLNYFLAPEVLKEDNKYFCEKCASLQNAEKIMQIVEEPEYLILTLLRFSYDPKCHIRRKILDNVSLPLVLELPVNRTLPSLSTLSGIWSMSVEFSDTGENLAKKLKPSGAEEVGCPQLIPYVLSSVVVHSGISSESGHYYSYARNVANSGSSLGSFDQSQTLALAYPQSNLTAATEKDLDENEVSKEWFLFNDSRVTFTSFQSVQKITSRFPKDTAYVLFYKKQNSAGTISAKPASGLWINGEPPLQKELMDAITKDNKLYLQEQELSARTQALEASAASCSFRPNGFDDNDPPGSCGPTGGGGGGGFSSIGRLVF; encoded by the exons ATGGAGAAGATCCTGGAAGGCCTGGTGAGCTCGTCCTACCCGTTGCCGGTCAAACGGATGATCGTCAAGCGCGTGGTGGAGTCGGCCGAGTCGCCGCTGAGCGGGCCGCAGTGCCAGGCCATGTTCGCCCTCAGCACCCGCCTCATCCTGCAGGGGCCCGACCAGTTCCAGCGCCAGGTCGGGCGGCAGGTCCTCGAGGCCTACGCCCGCCACCACCGCGACGACTTCGAGGCCTTCTTCACGCGCGACCTGGTCCTGGCTCTGCTCCGCGGGGGAGCCTCCCCGCTCTTCCCCGCcgaccctcctcttcttcctcctcctcctccgccgcccgttCCCGGCCTCGGCTTCAACTTGGACCCCGGCGCCTTAGACTACATCCAGACGGGCCTGCGGCTTCTCATTAGCTGCCCGGCGGTGCTGGAGCTCTTCGCCCTGCTCCAGAGAGAAGCCTTGCGCCTGGTGAGCGAGAGGCCGCCGGCTCCGCTGTGCGCCCGCCTTTGCCAGCTCCTGAGCGACTTCCCTCAGTGTCTGCCCCGCGGTCGGAAGCTGGCCCTCGCCTTCTGCCAGCAGTTGGTCCGCAGCATCGCTCACTTCCAGACCCAAAGCACCCGGGAAGCTGCCCTGCGCCTCTACGTCTCCCAAGTCACCCAGGTCAGCAATCTGCTGCGGGGTATCTGGAAGGCCGAACCCGACACTCTGCTGCCCTCCTTGCAGGAGCTCTTCGCCATCATCTCTTCCACCG ATACTTCTGAACCTTCAGTTGCTTTGGCAAGTCTTGTGCAGCATATCCCTTTACAAATGATTACAGTCCTCATTGGAAGCCTTACCACAGATCCAAATGTAAAAGACGCAAGTATGACACAAGCTTTATGCAG GATGATTGACTGGTTGTCCTGGCCATTAGCTCAGCATGTGGAGACCTGGGTGATAGCATTACTAAAAGGACTAGCTGCAGTTCAGAAGTTTACTATCCTTATTGATGTTACTTTGCTTAAGATTGAATTG GTATTTAATCGCCTTTGGTTTCCTCTGGTGAGACCTGGTGCTTTGGCTGTGCTTTCTCATATGCTGCTCAGTTTTCAGCATTCTCCAGAGGCTTTTCACTTG ATTGTTCCACATGTGGTTAAATTGGTAATATCGGTCAAAAGTAATGGCCTGCCTACCAGCACAGCATTCTTGCAACAGCTGAGTGAATTAATGCACTGTATGATATACCATTACTCTGGATTCCCAGAACTTTATGAACCCATTTTAGAAGCAATAAAG GAGTTTTCCAAACCCAGTGAAGAAAAAATTAAGATAATACTGAATCAAAGTGCCTGGACATCTCAGTCCAGTTCCTTGCAATCTTGTCTGTCTAGATTTTCTGGAAAATCTGAAACTGGAAAGACTGGTCTGATTAATTTAGGAAATACTTGCTACATGAACAGTGTTATTCAAGCACTATTCATGGCTACAGA TTTCAGAAGACATGTGTTATCATTAAATCTAAATGGGTGCAATTCACTAATGAGAAAATTGCAACATCTTTTTGCATTTCTTGCTCATACACAG AGGGATGCCTATGCTCCTCGCCTTTTCTTTGAGGCTTCTAGGCCTCCGTGGTTTACTTCTAGATCTCAACAGGACTGCTCTGAATATCTTAGGTTCCTGCTAGACAG gCTACACGAAGAAGAGAGAACCTTAAAAGTTCTGTCTTCATCAAAACTTCCTGAGGATATGAACGAAGAGTCGCTGGTCCAAGAAGTAACCAACAAATCTCAACTCTTTATCAAGCAGTCCTGTTCAATGAAAGAGGAGAGAACCTTGATAGAAAAAATGTTTCGAGGGAAACTACAAACAAGCATATGCTGTTTGAATTGCAAAAGTACTTCTCACAAAGAAGAAGCCTTCACAGATCTTTCACTTGCTTTTTGCCCTCCAGTATTCTTTAAGAATGTTGGTCCACCAACTGTAGAGCCTTCATCGGATGAGAAAGATGATTCCATGGAACAAGTCAGTGCTACGGCGTTGAGCCCCGCGACAGAGATGCCATCTGGTGATTCCTGTGAAATGGTTACAAACGATGGGACTTTGAAAGATGGCCCCACTGACACAAATCCCGAGAATGTTACCGATCCTTTTATCTGTAAGGCTGGAGTTGGGGATAACTTGAAGCAGCACATCAGTGAAGTTACTCCTTCGGTTACTGACTTGTTAAATTATTTTTTGGCGCCTGAAGTTCTTAAGGAGGATAACAAATACTTTTGTGAAAAATGTGCCTCCTTGCAAAATGCAGAGAAAATTATGCAAATTGTAGAGGAGCCAGAATACCTCATCCTTACTCTTTTGAGATTTTCATATGATCCCAAGTGTCACATTAGGCGTAAAATCCTAGACAATGTGTCTCTTCCGCTTGTTCTAGAATTACCTGTTAATAGAACTCTCCCATCCTTAAGTACATTGTCAGGCATTTGGTCTATGAGTGTTGAGTTTTCTGACACCGGAGAGAATTTGGCTAAAAAACTAAAGCCTTCTGGTGCTGAAGAGGTCGGTTGCCCTCAACTAATCCCTTATGTATTAAGTTCTGTAGTAGTTCACTCTGGCATATCTTCTGAAAGTGGGCATTATTATTCTTATGCAAGAAATGTTGCGAATTCGGGATCTTCCTTAGGATCTTTTGATCAGTCCCAAACTCTGGCTTTGGCTTATCCTCAGAGCAATTTAACGGCAGCTACGGAAAAAGATCTAGACGAAAATGAAGTCTCAAAGGAATGGTTTCTATTTAATGACAGCAGAGTGACATTCACTTCATTTCAATCAGTCCAAAAAATCACAAGCAGATTCCCCAAAGATACTGCTTACGTGCTGTTTTACAAGAAACAAAACAGTGCTGGGACTATCAGTGCAAAACCAGCCAGTGGACTCTGGATCAACGGAGAGCCCCCTCTGCAGAAAGAGCTTATGGATGCAATTACAAAAGACAATAAGTTGTATTTACAG